The Alnus glutinosa chromosome 7, dhAlnGlut1.1, whole genome shotgun sequence genome includes a region encoding these proteins:
- the LOC133873145 gene encoding transcription factor bHLH106 produces MHQPENQDLYRFLAGDGVMNVAQYGFPADVCDQFPGMQSFCSSSYYPLEVAGLADTPPQDRALAALKNHKEAEKRRRERINSHLDKLRSLLPCNSKTDKASLLAKVVQRVKELKEETSEITELETFPSETDEITVLAGDYSSDGRLIFKASLCCEDRTDLIPDLIEILNSLHLKTLRSEMATLGGRIRNVLIVAADKDHSIESVHFLQNALKSLLERSSSSDRSKRRRILDHKMIL; encoded by the exons ATGCATCAACCGGAGAACCAAGACCTCTACCGCTTCCTCGCCGGAGACGGCGTCATGAACGTTGCCCAGTACGGTTTCCCGGCAGACGTCTGCGATCAGTTTCCTGGGATGCAAAGCTTCTGTAGTTCCTCGTATTATCCGTTGGAGGTGGCAGGACTCGCGGATACGCCACCGCAGGACAGAGCACTTGCCGCTTTGAAGAATCATAAAGAGGCTGAGaagaggaggagagagagaatcaaCTCCCATCTCGATAAGCTCAGAAGTCTTCTTCCTTGTAATTCTAAG ACGGACAAAGCTTCACTACTGGCGAAAGTAGTTCAACGAGTGAAGGAGCTGAAAGAAGAAACCTCAGAAATCACAGAGCTCGAAACCTTTCCGTCGGAAACAGACGAAATCACCGTACTCGCCGGTGATTATTCCAGTGACGGCAGATTAATATTCAAAGCCTCGTTGTGCTGCGAGGACCGCACGGACCTGATACCGGACCTGATCGAGATCCTAAATTCTCTACACCTGAAAACTCTCCGATCAGAGATGGCGACGCTGGGTGGAAGAATTCGGAATGTGCTCATTGTCGCCGCAGATAAAGATCACAGCATTGAATCGGTGCATTTCCTGCAAAATGCGTTGAAATCTTTGCTAGAGCGTTCGAGTTCTAGTGATCGGTCAAAGAGACGACGCATATTAGACCACAAAATGATTCTGTGA